The genomic interval TCGCGTTTTATTATCTTGGGCGGCGTGAGCAGTCTAAAAAAGAGCTGCGGGACAAACTATTGGCAAAAGGATGTGATGCGGCGGCTATCGAAGCGCTTTTGAGCGAATTTGAAGCAGAAGGCTATCAAAGTGATGAGCGTATGACGTCTGCATTGATCAAAGAAGGTATCGGCAAGCAGCATGGTACCCAGCGGATTTTTCAAACGTTAAAAAAACACGGCTTAACCACCGTCAGTTCGGTCAGTGCGATTAATGCATGGATTGAGATGCACAATGATTTTTTTGAAGATTTATTACTCAATGATGTCGAATCAGACACGGCGGATGACGACCCAGCTGAGACCTATGAGGTAGATTGGCTTGCCCAAGCGGTGGCAGCACGGGTAAGAAAATACGGTGATGCCATCCCGACGCA from Moraxella osloensis carries:
- a CDS encoding regulatory protein RecX translates to MPDPKSLLETIENQLMNDEQRQAYHEKLKAESYMRWLAFYYLGRREQSKKELRDKLLAKGCDAAAIEALLSEFEAEGYQSDERMTSALIKEGIGKQHGTQRIFQTLKKHGLTTVSSVSAINAWIEMHNDFFEDLLLNDVESDTADDDPAETYEVDWLAQAVAARVRKYGDAIPTQPKEKARQLRFLQYRGFTADVCFDALKYNLTTLANR